In one Nicotiana sylvestris chromosome 8, ASM39365v2, whole genome shotgun sequence genomic region, the following are encoded:
- the LOC104224710 gene encoding probable methyltransferase PMT21, with the protein MGHKDGKPYPPDKNSWKIPVALMVVVLCGFSFYLGGIFCSEKERYATKEVNREDETETPIGNAAGPLQTKAVSFSECSADYQDYTPCTDPRRWKKYGLHRLTFMERHCPPTFERKECLVPPPDGYKVPIRWPKSKNECWYRNVPYDWINKQKSNQHWLIKEGEKFIFPGGGTMFPNGVGKYVDLMQDLIPQMTDGTIRTAIDTGCGVASWGGDLLDRGILTVSLAPRDNHEAQVQFALERGIPAVLGIISTQRLPFPSNSFDMAHCSRCLIPWTEFGGVYLLEIHRILRPGGFWVLSGPPVNYENRWRGWNTTIEEQKSDYEKLQDLLTSMCFKLFNKKDDIAVWQKLTDNSCYKKLDNPDNYPPKCDDGTEPDSAWYTPLRPCVVVPNPAAKKLKLNALAKWPQRLHVAPERVSDVRGGSEGAFKHDDVKWKVRAKHYKKLLPAIGTEKIRNVMDMNTLYGGFSATLIEDPLWVMNVVSSYAANTLTVVYDRGLIGTFHDWCEAFSTYPRTYDLLHLDDLFTSESHRCEMKYVLLEMDRILRPNGYAIIRESSYYVDAIATMAKGMRWSCRKEDTEYGVENEKILICQKKLWYSKQSSE; encoded by the exons ATGGGGCACAAAGATGGAAAACCATATCCACCGGATAAAAATTCCTGGAAAATTCCCGTGGCGTTAATGGTTGTGGTGCTCTGTGGGTTTTCATTCTATCTTGGTGGAATTTTTTGCTCCGAAAAGGAGAGATATGCAACTAAGGAGGTTAACAGGGAAGATGAAACTGAAACTCCCATAGGGAATGCTGCTGGTCCTCTACAGACCAAAGCCGTTTCCTTTTCTGAATGTAGTGCTGACTATCAGGACTATACTCCATGCACAGATCCAAGG AGATGGAAGAAGTATGGTCTTCATCGACTTACTTTCATGGAACGCCATTGCCCTCCTACTTTTGAAAGGAAGGAATGCTTGGTCCCCCCACCAGATGGCTATAAAGTGCCAATAAGATGGCCTAAGAGCAAAAATGAATGTTGGTACAG GAATGTCCCGTATGATTGGATTAATAAACAAAAATCGAATCAACATTGGCTGATAAAAGAAGGTGAAAAGTTCATCTTTCCTGGTGGTGGTACTATGTTCCCCAATGGTGTTGGGAAATATGTTGATCTGATGCAAGATTTGATTCCACAAATGACAGATGGGACCATCCGCACTGCCATTGATACCGGTTGTGGG GTGGCAAGCTGGGGTGGTGATCTGCTAGATCGTGGAATTCTGACAGTCTCTCTTGCCCCAAGAGATAATCATGAAGCTCAAGTTCAGTTTGCTCTGGAACGTGGAATTCCTGCGGTTCTGGGCATCATTTCCACACAGCGTCTTCCTTTCCCTTCAAACTCTTTTGACATGGCTCATTGCTCAAGATGCCTAATTCCATGGACCGAATTTG GTGGAGTTTACCTTCTTGAAATACATCGTATACTGCGCCCTGGAGGTTTCTGGGTCCTTTCTGGCCCACCAGTGAACTATGAGAATCGTTGGAGAGGATGGAATACCACCATTGAGGAGCAGAAATCAGATTATGagaagttgcaagatttgctcACTTCAATGTGCTTCAAATTATTCAACAAGAAGGATGACATTGCCGTGTGGCAGAAATTGACAGACAATAGCTGCTATAAGAAACTTGATAACCCTGACAATTACCCTCCAAAGTGCGATGATGGTACTGAACCTGATTCTGCGTGGTACACTCCTCTCCGACCTTGTGTAGTTGTGCCAAATCCAGCTGCaaagaagcttaagttgaatgCCCTAGCCAAATGGCCACAACGGTTGCATGTTGCCCCAGAACGTGTTTCTGATGTTCGTGGAGGTAGCGAGGGTGCCTTCAAGCATGATGATGTTAAGTGGAAGGTGCGAGCGAAGCACTACAAGAAGTTGCTCCCAGCTATTGGAACTGAGAAGATCAGAAATGTGATGGACATGAACACCTTGTACGGAGGTTTCTCTGCTACTCTGATTGAGGATCCACTTTGGGTCATGAATGTGGTTTCCTCTTATGCTGCAAACACGCTTACTGTGGTCTACGACAGAGGTCTCATCGGAACATTCCATGACTG GTGTGAGGCCTTCTCAACGTATCCTCGAACATATGATCTCCTTCACCTTGACGATCTCTTCACTTCTGAAAGTCATAG ATGTGAAATGAAGTATGTACTGCTGGAAATGGATCGTATTTTGCGGCCTAATGGGTATGCAATTATCCGGGAGTCCAGCTACTATGTAGATGCAATTGCCACTATGGCTAAGGGCATGAGATGGAGCTGTCGTAAAGAAGACACAGAATATGGCGTAGAGAATGAGAAGATATTGATTTGTCAGAAGAAGCTCTGGTATTCAAAGCAGAGTTCAGAATAA